The DNA window CTGCTTTCTTCCATCGTATCGGGTGAGGTGGATGCCGACCGGGCTGACTATATGTTGCGGGACGGGTTCCACTCATCCGTAACCATCGGCGGATTCAACCTGGACCACCTGCTGAGTAACCTGCGGTTCGGCTGGACCGTAAAGTCACCGTGGCTGGGGCTCGCGATAGCCCGCAAGGGCATGGGGGCACTGGAGGACTTTGTCTACAGCCGCCACCAGATGTATCGGCAGGTATACGCCCACAAGACCGCCCTGGGGTTCGACTGGGTCCTTCGTGAGGCCATCAACGAGGTCCTTGAAGACGATGAGACGTTCGCCTGGGTGGATCGCTCGCTCAGCAATATGGACGACTTCACGGAGGTTACTGACACGTTCTTTTGGGAGGCATTCCGTCGGAAGTCGAGGCAACAGCCTGCCAGCTACTCTCAATGCATTGTTGACCGGATTAAGCTCGACCATATTGATACCGGTGAGGATCTCACGCCTGAACTCATCGAGTCGCGCCGCCGGGATCTTGCCGCCGCACTGGGCGTTGCAGAGGATGACGTGGTCTGCTGCCAGATGCGCGCCCGGTTCTCCAACATTCAGGACAACTTCAACGGTATCAAGGTTCTGGTACCGGATCCGGTCAGCCGGACCAGAAGTCTGCGAAAAATTACCGATGTGAGCACGTTCTTTCAGAAATTCGCGGACAGCACCATTACCCATTTCTACCTGAAGCCGGCCATGCTCCGGGGCGCTGCTCGCTAACGCTTTCGAGCGCATGCTCCAGTTTCCCCTTCACGACGGATTCTCCTTCACGACGGAACCTGCGCAGAAGGTTTGATTCCGCTGTGGCTCGTACGCATCTGGCTTCTGTAAGGCTCGCGACTGAACCACGGCCTTCAGCTACGGCTGCAAATACCTGGCTGGACTATGCATTTCCCGCGCAGTTCCCGGGATAGTCCTACGCCCGCAGGCATGGCTCGGTACCCAGCTACGCAAGTCTGTGAGCCACCAAGCCTTGAAGCGGCCGGTCCCCTCGCAACTCCCTGCTATGGTAGACTTCGGCCACTGCCCATTCACTGAAGAGCGACCTCAAAGACAATGCGAGTAGTCACTTTCAACGTAAACGGAATTCGCGCCCGGCTTCATCAACTCCGCCAGCTTATAGCGGAGTACAATCCCGACGTCATAGGCCTGCAGGAAACCAAAGTCCCGGACGACCAGTTTCCGCGCGAGGAGGTGGAACAACTGGGCTATCACGTCAGCTTCCACGGGCAGAAGTCACACTATGGCGTTGCACTCATGTCCCGGGAGAAGCCCCTCTCGATCCAATGCGGATACGAACATGACGAAGATGACGCCCAGAAGCGTTTTATCGTAGGTGAGTTTGCCTGCGGTGACGGCAAGATCACCATCGCCAACGGTTACTTTCCGCAAGGCGAAAGCCGCGATCACCCCATCAAGTTTCCAGCGAAGGCCAAGTTCTACGGAGATCTCATCTACTGGCTGGAACGGAACAATCGCGAGGATTCGCCACTGATCCTCATGGGCGATCTGAATATTTCGCCAACGGATCAGGATATTGGTATTGGTGAAGATAATGCCAAGCGCTGGCTGCGCACCGGCAAGTGCAGTTTCTTGCCTGAGGAGCGCGAATGGCTTCGGCATGTGACGGACCAGGGATTGATGGATGTATACCGGAAACTGCACCCGGAGGTCAGCGACCGGTTCAGCTGGTTCGATTACCGTAGCAGAGGGTTTGAGAGAGAGCCCAAGCGAGGCCTTCGGATTGATCTGATTCTGGCCAACGCAATGCTGGCCGATAAGGCGAGTGCGAGTGGTATCGCCTACGACATCCGTGGCATGGAGCGCCCGTCGGACCATTGCCCTGTCTGGGCAGATTTCGAGGTCTCACGGTAGGATGCCGGCAACTGAAGGGGTCTACCCGGACAGACTCAGCGGCGAATCATGAAAATGAAAACGCGTGAACGGATACTGCACGCCAGCCTGGCGCTCTTCAATGAATTTGGCGAGTCCAATGTGACGACCCTGCAGATCGCTGATGAACTCAATATAAGCCCGGGTAACCTCTACTATCATTTTCGCAGCAAGTCCGACATCGTCCGCGAGCTATTTGGCTGGTATGAGGCTCAGATAAATCACCTTCTGGAAGTGCCTGAAGTCGAGATCTCAATCGAGGACCAATGGCTTTTCCTACATCTGATTTTCGAGAACATCGCTGAATACCGGTTTATCTACCAGGACCTCATCAATGTCCTGTCACGCTACGAAACCTTGCGTGCGCCTTTCCGCCGCATTCTGAAGCACAAACGGCTGGCGTCCCGCACGATCTGTAACAGCCTGCGTGAGCAGGCGCTCCTCAAGGCCACTGACGCTGAAATAGAGGGACTCTGCGAACAGATTACGCTGACGACCACTTATTGGCTGAGCTTTGAAATGCTGGCGCATCTGGAGGAAAAGGACGCGGTAGATCTGGGCCGGGGGGTTTATCAAGTCATGTTTCTGCTTGCGCCTTACCTTCGCGAAGATGAACGAAGACAGTTGGAGACACTGGGCCAGAGCTACCTGAACTGACACACGTACCGGGTCTATGCCCGTACGCGTCCTGCTACCGCTGACTGTCCTCGGGTTTATTCTCCATTCTTGCGCCGTTGTTCCAGCGCGGCTTCCAGCTCAGAAACGCGCGCTTCCAGCTCTCGGATCTCCCGCCGGGACGGAATGCCGAGCCGGCCAAGCGCCTTCGAAACCCGCTGGTCGAAAACGCTTTCCAACCGGTCCCAGGACTCGGTCGCACGATGTTTGACCTCTCCCACGCGGTCTTCCACTGCCCTGACCTGACGACCTACCGCACCGCGGGTGCGCGTTTCGATTTCCTCGCCTTCCCGAACCAGGCGCTCAAAAAACTTTCCGGTATCCTCTTCGGCTTTGGTGTAGGCGCCCAGGCCCGCGAGCCAGATCTGCCGGGCCGAGCCTTTAATGCGATCAGCCATCTGCACAGGTGTCTCCTCCTCCGCATTGGTCGGGACGGGGGCCTGGTTGTCTTCGGGCTTCTTGCTCATATGTACCTCATTTTCCTTCAGACACGACATTTGCGGGATACTGTTCCAGTATACCTTCTCCGGTCTGATCCAGCAGTCTCCGCGGATGTCCGGTCGTTAAGTCAGGCCCGACCATCCCCGGATGAGGCACAAGGCTGGAACTACTTAACAAAAGCACAACTCTCCGGGCTTCGAAACCAGTAGCAACTCAGGTTAAGGTTATACTGCTCCATCAGAACAGTTGACGGTAGCGCAAACGCTGCCAGCTCCTGGCCTATCCGGAGAGCAGTCGTGTCGGCTGAGGTTACGCTCCGGATCCCTGTGCACCGGTTTCTAAAGGGAAAGACGAGAATGCGGCTCAGAAAGTACATCGAGAGCAAATTGACTCCCAGGGAGCTTGAGAACAAAGTAAACCAGATCCACAAGCCGGTCGGCAGCCTGGGTTACGATCCGTGGGGATATAACACAGAATCCCTTGGATTCGGGCTGACTTTGACCCGTTTTCTCTACGACAAATACTTTCGCGTAGAAACTACCGGTGTGGAGAACATCCCGAGCCATGGCCCGGTGATGATTATCGGCAACCACAGTGGCCAGCTTCCTCTCGACGGCATGTTGATTGGCTACGCGATCGCAACCCGCGAGCACGCGCCACGCTTCCCCAGGTGCATGATCGAACGGTTTTTCCCGACCGTTCCTTACGTTGGCAATTACCTTAATGAACTCGGCGGGGTACTCGGCGACCCTGTCAACTGCGCAAAGATGTTGGCGAACGACGAGGCGATTATTGTTTTTCCGGAAGGCGTCCGGGGTTCAGGCAAACTCTACCGAGATCGCTATCAGCTGAAACGCTTCGGTAATGGATTCATGCATCTGGCCATGCAGAATAACGCGACCATAGTGCCTGTTGGCGTAGTTGGCTGCGAAGAGACAATACCTGCGTTTGCCAATATTTCCCCGCTAGCGCGCAGGCTGGGTCTACCTTATGTGCCTCTGGCGGCCCCTGTCGTGCTGCCCGCGAAGGTCTACCTGAATTTCGGCGAGCCGATGCACTTCCCGTACGACGACATTTCAGAAGAAGAAGTCACCGGCCGGGTCGAACAGGTCAAGCGGTCCATCAGTGAGCTGATCAATCAAGGGCTCAGCAAGCGCAAAAGGCTTTTCTAATGGCGAAGAAAATGAAACCAGCAATACTGGTCACGGGCGCAGCGGGCGCCCTGGCCAAACAGGTCATTGAACGGCTACGCCACGACAATCAGGTGGTCGCGGTCGACTTCCGGCAGCAGGTGGACCTCGGTGAGGGTATTCCAAGCTACCGCATCGACTTCAACAAACGGGTTTTTGAAGACCTCTTCAAGAAATACCATTTCGAGTCAGTGATTCATCTCGGGAGGATCCTATCAAGTCAGGAGACCCGAATGAGCCGCTACAACGCCAACGTCCTGGGTACGCAGAAGCTTCTCGACCTGAGCAACAAATACGGGATTAAAAAAGTTCAGGTACTCTCCAGCTACCACGTTTACGGAGCCAACGCATACAACCCCGCGCTTATCGATGAGAGCGCGCCGCTCAAGGGCGCGAATCTGACGATGGATCTGGTCGACAGTGTGGAACTCGAGAACCTCGCGATCATCTATCTCTGGCGCTACCCCAATCTGAACATCTGTATCCTGCGCCCCTGCAATATTGTTGGCCCAGGAGTACGAAACTCCATAAGCTCCCTGCTCAGCAGCCAGTTTGCGCCCGCGCTGGCAGGCTTCTCGCCCATGATGCAATTCATCCACATCGATGACATGGCGGATGCTATCGTGCTGGCCAACAAAAAGAACGAATCCGGCGTCTACAACGTTGCGCCACAGGATTGGGTCGCGTACCAGGAAGCGTTGCGGCTCTGTGGCTGTAAGATCCTTCCCTTGCCCTCTATTCCACCCTTTTTTCCCAAGCTCATCACCCGTTGGATCAATGCACGCAGTTTTCCGCCTTATCTGCTCGAATATTTCAAGTACCCGGTCGTTATCGACGGGCGTACCTTCGAGAAGAAATTCAACTTCACGCCGAAGCGATCCTTGCAGGAAATTTTCAGGTTCTACCGGGAAAACAAACACCCCGTCTAGCCAGGGCTTGGCCTGTACGTCCGAAAAATCGGGCAGTACATCGCCACACCCCGGCCTTAGCGTCGGCGATTTGACTGGTAAGCGGTTACGGCCAGATCGCCCAATGCCCACCTTCCGGATCAGACATGACAGTCTCCATCATAAAAGCATCTGGTTTGACGCGAGCGGTCCCGGATACCAGCCAGAGACGACGTGGCCGGGTGCAGCCTGGCGGAAAAGACCCTGCCGGTGACTGCGCGCATCCTGTACTCGCCGGCATGGACTTGACGGTCACCCAAGGCGAATCCGTCGCGATAGTGGGTCCGTCCGGCACGGGGAAAACTACGCTGCTGAATATTCTAAACGGCCTGCTGCAGCCAGATGCCGGCAAGCTGGAGGTATTCGGCCGTGACACCGCCACACTCGGTGCCAATGGCTGGGCGCGCTGGCGGCGCAATCATATCGCCACGGTATTTCAGGATGCCAATCTGATACCCACACTGTCGCTTGGCCGGAATGTAGCGTTCCGCTCAGCGCTTGCCGGTTGCCCCGATGTCGAGGGCGAGCGTGCCATTATGGATGCCCTCGGTATTGGCAGGCTCATGGACCGTTACCCGGACGAGGTGTCTGGAGGGGAACGTCAACGCGGTGCTATTGCAGCTGCGTTCGCAATGAAGCCACGCCTGCTGCTTGCCGACGAGCCCACCGGCAGCCTCGATGAAGCCAGTTCACAGCGTGTGGCGGAATTGCTGTTCGGGGGGATACGCGAGCGCCAGCTAACGGCAGTTATCGCCACCCACAATCTTGAGTTCGCCCGCCAATGTGATCGGGTCCTGCAACTGTCCGGCGGGCGCTTGCGACCGGTATCCGACAGGGATGCGCCGCCGACATGATCCAGCTGCAAGGGATCAGCGCTATCGCCACTGCGTTTGCCAGCCATTACCGGCGCAACCCCTTGCAGTTCCTGAGCCTTATCCTGATCACCGCGCTGGCAGTCGCGCTCTGGGCCAGCGTTCACATACTTACCGACCAGGCCCGCAGCAGCTTTGCCCAGTCCGAGGCGGCGGTTGCGCCTGTTGTCGAGATCCAGCGAACGGACGGCGCGGCCGTGACAGAGAAAGACTTCGGAGCGCTGCGGCAGGCCGGCGTATGTGTCACCCCGCGCCTGACTATCAAAGTACCTGTCGAACCCGAGCTCACGCTGATAGGTATCGACCCCCTCTCCTCCGGTTGCGCCGGAGCGGCCCTCGGTAATAGCGGCGCTGGCATTAATCTCAGCGCTCTCGGTCAGCCCCGATTGTGGGGCAATGTCAGCGCGCTGGATCGCTGGCGCCAGAGCGGCCTTGCCCTGGATGACACCCAACTGGAGCCTGCACCCGACCTTCCCGCCCAGACTCTGCTCGGGGATATCGGTGTCGTCGCACGTCATCAGTTCGCCGGCAGTGTTCAGCTGCAGTTGGTGACCGGCACCCTTGCACAAACCGACCTGCCGCCGGGCTATCGGGAGCTGTTGGTCGAACATGGCGTAAGTTCAGACGAGTTGGCAGAGAGTTTTCTGTTCAACCTGGATGCACTGGCGCTCCTGGCCATGCTCGTTGCTGCGCTCCTTATTCGCAGCGTCTACGTATTTGGGCTGAGCCAGCGTCAGCCGACCCTTATGGTTCTTGAACGTAGCGGCGTTCCGCGTACCTACATTGTGCTCTGTCTGGGTATCGAGCTTGCTGTGATAGGCATCGTCGGCGCAACGGCGGGGCTGTTCTCCGGGAGTCAGCTGGCGCGCATCTTCTCAGGCGGTTTGAGAGAGACCCTCGGCGGGCTTTTTGATGTCGTTGCCCGGGATTTCGTCTTGCCTGGCCCGGAGCTCTGGGTGACGGCACTCGTGCTGATTCTGGGCGTGATGCTCTGGGCTTGCGGCGACCTTGTCTGGCGAAAGAACCACAGCCTCGGAGTGACGTCCTCCACCTTTCCACAAAGGGCCAGGTCCCTGACGGGTTCACGGACCGTAATCCTGTTAATAATGAGCCTGCTGGTCGGCGCGGCGTTCCTGGGGCTAGCGGACAATCTTTGGCAGTTGTACGCCGGCGTTACCCTCGTGTTGTGCGCGCTTGCTGTAATTCTGCCGCACGTCATCGTCATCTTGCTGAGGTGGCTCGAACGGCGGGCCGTGACGCCCCTTGCGGAATGGTCATTCAGCGAAATGCAGGCACTGACCCGTGAAATGGCAGTACCACTGATTGCGCTGGCGTTTTCAATCGCAGCAGCGATCGGCGTGCACAGCATGGTCACCAGCTTCGGAACCACGTTCTCGACCTGGCTGGAGCAGCGACTGCAGGGCGACATCTACCTGACCCCGAGCCTCACACAGGGGCGTTCCCTCACAAGACAGATGGATGAATGGACGTCTCGCCTTGAAGCCATCCCAGGCGTTTATAGCGTCAGTCCACGGGTCTACGGTCGGGGGCTGGCCGAAAAATCTCCCGTTGACGTTATCGTGCTCGACGCCCACTCAGCAGGACTGGGCAGCGGGTCAATCATAGCCAGTGTCCGGGATCCCTTGCGATCCCTGGCCGAGGGCGATGGCGTTATGGTCAATGAACAGCTCGCACGCAGACTGAAGCTGGCGATTGGCGACAGGATTGCTTTGCAGCTGGGCCGAAAACACCTTAGGCCTCAGGTGCTGGCTGTGTACGCCGACTACGGCAGGCCCGCGGGCGAAGCAATGTTGACCGTCAGCCAACTCGGGCCGGCGCTGAACCAGCTCCCTCAGCGGAGTCTCGGTTATAGCCTGGCAGTCAATAATGTTGAGGAAAGCCTTATCGCGCTTGAGGCAGCCGAGCTGCCCGGAGAATTTTCGTTCCGCGACCAGGCCGAGGTCCGCCAATTGGCCGAGCAGGCATTTGCGCGAACATTTCGTCTTACCGGGACGCTTATATCACTGACCTTACTGTTGTCCGCCGTCGGATTGCTGCTGATTGGCCTTGCAACCTTCCGCATCCGACGGTCGCTTTACACCCTGCTCCATGTGTTCGGGCTTACGCTGTCCCAGGTACAGGGGCGGTTGATAATCCACTCGGCAGGGCTAGCTTTTCTGCTGGCAGTGTTGGCCGTCCCCGTGGGTATATTCCTGGCCTGGCTACTGGTTGCGCGGGTGAATCCTCTGGCGTTTGGCTGGGCGCTGCCTTTTCAAGTTTACCCGTTGTTCTGGCTCAAGCTGGTCCTCGTGGCCACGCTGATCGGCGCTTTTGTGGGCTGGGTTACAGGTGGCTTTATCAGACGCGGTCAATTGCCCGCCTCTCTGCTCCTGCTGCTACTGTCACCGATGGTCGTCTCGGTAGCGGGTTGTGACCTGGTGAATGATACACAGCCTGATGACGGCTTTGCGTCCCTCGGGAGCGCAAGCGATGGCTTCTCCCAGCCCCACCCTGGTTTGACCATCATGCTTCCCGGAGACATGGGCGCTCACCCGGATTTCCGTCTGGAATGGTGGTACCTCACCGCTAACCTCACAGCAGAGGACGGTCGTCGCTTTGGCGCCCAGTGGACCCTGTTTCGGCAAAGCCTGTCTCCGCCTGAACCGAGCGCGCCCGGCCAAAGCAACCCGGGCCCGCTGCACGACGGCAGCGTAACCCCATGGAAAAGCCCAGCGGTCTGGATGGCCCATGCGGCCCTTAGCAGTCCCGAAAAGCATGCTTTTGCCGAGAAGCTGGCGCGCGGTGGCACAGCCCAGGCCGGTGCTGAAACAGATCCGGTTCGCCTGTGGCTGGATGACTGGCAACTCCGGGAAACGGCACCGGGCGTGTTCGCAGTGAACGCCGGTGATGATGGGTTTCAGTACTGGCTGGAAGTAACGCTTCGTGAACCGCCCACGGACGCCATGGTGCTCCACGGATCGAACGGCTTCAGTGCGAAGTCCCAGGAGGGACAGGGCTCCATGTACTTCAGTTTTGTCGACATGGCGGTCCGTGGCCGCATTCAGTTCGGCGCAGAAATGCTGGAGGTGACCGGCACAGCCTGGCTTGACCGGGAGTGGAGCAGCCAGCTGCTGGGTCGTAGCCAAAAGGGTTGGGACTGGTTTTCGATGCATCTGGACGACAACTCGGAGCTTATGGTGTTTCAGCTACGGGGATCGCCTGTTTTTCAGTCCGGAACCCTGATTCAAGCGGACGGCACAGTGATACCTTTAAGCCCGGCCCAGATCGAACTTCTACCGAATGAAACACGAGAGACAGAAACCGGCGAAGTGCCAGCTGAGTGGCTCATACAGATTCCGGACTACGGACTGGATTTAACCGTGAACTCGTGGCCGGGCGAGTACTGGAACCGAGGTCTGGTGCCCTACTGGGAAGGCCCGATTGATGTTTCAGGCTCACACACCGGGGAAGGCTTTCTCGAAATGACCGGATACAGCTCCGCGAAGGACTGACCAGGACTGACCTCTACAAAATGGGGCTGGACAGAATGGGGCTGGGTTCGGCTATTCAGGGAAGTCGTCGCACTTTTATCACGACGCGCCAGCAGGTTCAGCCCTACCGGCGCGCCACTGAAGGCTATGAGACTTCGTGGGACTAGCCCATCAAAGGTGGGGACTAACTCTCCAGAACTTCGAACTTGAGGCCTGAATACCTGGTTAGGCGTGTCAGCAGTTTGTCGCCAAAAGCAGTGGATGGGGTCCAGAAACCACCGGCCTTCTCGACCTTCGGTAAGTCCAATGCCAGGCAGACACCGGCCTGGCCCAACATCTTCCCGGTCGAACCGTAACCCGGATCCTGATCACCGGTCACTTTTGCCCGTAGTGTCTTGCCACTGGCTGTCTTTCCCACGAACCGGATATCGAAGAAGCCGGCCTTTTGCGCTTCCAGACTCGGGCCTTCCCCGGGCTTGGGTAGCATGAAGCGCTCCAGCACCCACCGTGACGGTTTCATCACCGATGCAACCATGAAACTGCCGATTGCGCCGGCAATACCGTAAGCCGCCATGCGCCCTTTGACGCCTCGTCCTGTCAGCATGGCCTCTTCATAGATAAAACCGCTGCCGTAGGCTTTACCCATGAGTGCATTGGAGCGATGCACCACGCGGGTGTTTATCGCCGCCATGATGAATGGTGTGATCCAGGCATTGAAGTCTTCGTCGAAGGCGCCGGACTTCAGGTTCGGCTGGCGAGCAATGAACGAATGATTCGGTGGACACAGCGAATAGGGGTTGGCCAGTTCTTTGCGTAATCCAGGATTACCAGCCGCTTCTTTAACGACATTCATCAGACTGGCCACAGTACCGCCCGACATGCCGCCTTTTGCAGCTTTGACCCGCATTTTTACACGTGTGCACGGCTCGTCGAAACGCTCACGCGCCTGCTGTTGCAGAAAGAACACGCCCATGTCCGACGGGATAGAGTCGAATCCACAGCAATGTACGATCCTTGCCCCCGACGCGATAGCGGTGGCTTCATACCGCTCGATCATCTTCTTTATCCACTGCACCTCGCCTGTGAGGTCGCAATAGTCCGTACCGGTTTCAGCACAAACCTTGACCAAAGGCTCGCCGTAGAGGGCGTAAGGGCCAACCGTTGAGATGACAACCCGGGTTTTCGAACACAGTGTGGCCAGGCTGCCTTCGTCAGCCGCGTCAGCAACCAGTAAAGGCAACTCGGTCGCCTTTCTGCCAAGTGAGCGCTTAAGTTCGTCAAGCTTGGCCTGTGAGCGTCCTGCGGCGGCCCATTTCAGGTCTCCCTTGGTACCGAAGTTCTCAGTGAGATAGCGGCTCAGTATCTGGCCAACAAAGCTGGTCGCTCCGAAAACAACCAAGTCGTATTGTGGTTCGCTCATAGGGGAATGTCCTCCGACGATGGGTGTAGCTCTAAAAACCTGGCGGCCAGTATGGGCGAAGCGCTGTCTAACGAGCAATTTTTACCTGCACTGCTTGAGCCAGGTAGCTGATTAACGGCGTGTTTCTTTTGCTAAAGAATGTCACCGCTGTGCTTGAAAGCAATCGCCGGTGGCAGCAATCTGCGATTGAGGGTCAAGACGTCAGACAGTGCGCTGGGAGCTGCGGACTACGACCCGCCCACCTCATTTTCTGAATCACTGTTCGTTTTGCACCCTGCCATGTAATTAATTCAACGTAACTCAAGTGTTGCCGCGCATTTCAGTAACGTAGGCGAAAACACTACAGATTAGAGGAAATAGCGCCATCCAAAACGCCCTGCTCGCCCTGAAAAACGCTACGCAGCACGCCGTTTTCCTGTTAGACGAAAACGGTGTTATCAGTTCGTGGAACGTCGGTGGTGAGCGTATTTTTGGCTATACCGAGGATGAAGCCATAGGCTGCTCAACCACCATTATCTTTACAGAAGAAGACCTGGCAGAGGGTCGGCACGTCTCGGAGATGCGCAAAGCACTCAAAGACGGGTACGCTGAAGACGACCGCTGGCACCTGCGCAAGGATGGCAGTCGATTCTGGGCGTCCGGCACCATGACGCCGGTATACGATGACCGTGGCAACTTCAGGGGCTATCTGAAAATAACCCGTGACAAGACTGCAGAAAAGATCGCCAGTGAGCGTACGCTTTATCTGGCCCATCACGACGCGCTTACGGGTCTCCCCAATCGCAGTATGTTCAACGAACAGCTCAAGAAAACACTGTCCAGTGCGAAGTTGAATCAGCACCAGGTCCAGGTACTGTTACTGGACCTGGATCGTTTCAAAGAGGTCAACGATTCCTACGGCCACCATTTGGGCGACCTGTTTCTGAAAAAGGTCGCGGAACGGCTGGGCAATACCGTAAGAGCGAGTGACCTGGTGGCACGGCTGGGCGGCGACGAGTTCGGCATCATCTGCAGGACACGGGACGGAGAAACGGATACGCTGACCCTCGCAGAAAAGCTGGTCGATGCCCTGGCCCAACCCTACTATCTCGAAGACAAAGAGATTCAGTCTGGAGCGAGTATCGGCGTTACGGTCTTCCCTGTGGACAGCCGGGATCCGGGTCAGATCCTCAAGAATGCCGACCTCGCAATGTATACAGCGAAAGCCCG is part of the Hydrocarboniclastica marina genome and encodes:
- a CDS encoding saccharopine dehydrogenase family protein gives rise to the protein MSEPQYDLVVFGATSFVGQILSRYLTENFGTKGDLKWAAAGRSQAKLDELKRSLGRKATELPLLVADAADEGSLATLCSKTRVVISTVGPYALYGEPLVKVCAETGTDYCDLTGEVQWIKKMIERYEATAIASGARIVHCCGFDSIPSDMGVFFLQQQARERFDEPCTRVKMRVKAAKGGMSGGTVASLMNVVKEAAGNPGLRKELANPYSLCPPNHSFIARQPNLKSGAFDEDFNAWITPFIMAAINTRVVHRSNALMGKAYGSGFIYEEAMLTGRGVKGRMAAYGIAGAIGSFMVASVMKPSRWVLERFMLPKPGEGPSLEAQKAGFFDIRFVGKTASGKTLRAKVTGDQDPGYGSTGKMLGQAGVCLALDLPKVEKAGGFWTPSTAFGDKLLTRLTRYSGLKFEVLES
- a CDS encoding putative bifunctional diguanylate cyclase/phosphodiesterase, whose product is MKNATQHAVFLLDENGVISSWNVGGERIFGYTEDEAIGCSTTIIFTEEDLAEGRHVSEMRKALKDGYAEDDRWHLRKDGSRFWASGTMTPVYDDRGNFRGYLKITRDKTAEKIASERTLYLAHHDALTGLPNRSMFNEQLKKTLSSAKLNQHQVQVLLLDLDRFKEVNDSYGHHLGDLFLKKVAERLGNTVRASDLVARLGGDEFGIICRTRDGETDTLTLAEKLVDALAQPYYLEDKEIQSGASIGVTVFPVDSRDPGQILKNADLAMYTAKARGRSTFHRYTDELDEDAKRRERIGDWLCDAMQTEGLALHYQPQINLRDGGIVGVEALLRWRDCPVDNVTSPEVVAVAAEMGLAEALAEWTFFTACQQANQWKTEGWEDFRIAINVSSTQLNATSFLKLIDSVLEKTSVPPGCLDIEITEFMLMENNQANDLLFRSLKKKGVYLSVDDFGTGSSSFSSLRNFPVNALKIDREFVAGLPQSEHDSAIASAIIGLAHSLGFKAVAEGVETQEQSDFLAELGCDYCQGYLYGEPLPAEQVRRTPG